In Paenibacillus sp. BIC5C1, a genomic segment contains:
- a CDS encoding Gfo/Idh/MocA family protein, with protein sequence MSKVLNIAIVGCGGIAKGKHMPSLSKQSKGRMVAFCDIVKERAEEAAAEFGAEGAKVYTDYNEMLKDESIDVVHVCTPNDSHSVITVASLEAGKHVMCEKPMAKTSAQAQAMLEAAQRTGKKLSIAYQNRFRNDSQYLKQMCEEGELGDIYFGKAIALRRRAVPTWGVFLDEEKQGGGPLIDIGTHALDLTLWLMDNYKPKSVMGSTFHKLGQRENAANAFGPWDPEQFKVEDSAFGFVTMENGATIIIESSWALNVAEFGEAKSLLCGTEGGADMQDGLRINGEKRSRLFETKVDLDAGGVAFYSGSAENEADREARMWLEAIIEDKDPVVKPEQAIVVTQILEAIYESAQTGKAVYFD encoded by the coding sequence ATGTCTAAAGTACTTAATATCGCCATCGTTGGTTGTGGCGGAATCGCCAAAGGTAAACATATGCCCAGCCTGTCCAAACAATCTAAAGGCCGTATGGTCGCTTTCTGTGACATTGTGAAAGAACGTGCGGAGGAGGCAGCAGCCGAATTCGGTGCTGAGGGAGCCAAAGTATATACGGATTATAACGAGATGCTGAAGGATGAAAGCATCGATGTGGTACATGTGTGTACACCAAACGACTCCCACTCCGTGATCACGGTCGCTTCTCTTGAGGCGGGCAAACATGTAATGTGTGAAAAGCCAATGGCGAAGACGTCTGCACAAGCGCAGGCTATGCTGGAAGCCGCACAACGTACAGGCAAAAAACTGTCCATTGCGTATCAGAACCGATTCCGCAATGACAGCCAATACCTGAAACAAATGTGTGAAGAAGGCGAGCTGGGCGATATTTATTTCGGTAAGGCAATTGCACTTCGCCGCCGTGCTGTCCCTACCTGGGGTGTGTTCCTTGATGAGGAAAAGCAGGGCGGAGGACCGCTGATTGATATCGGTACGCATGCATTGGACCTGACTCTTTGGCTGATGGATAATTACAAGCCGAAGAGTGTAATGGGCTCAACTTTCCACAAGCTGGGTCAACGTGAGAATGCGGCCAATGCTTTTGGTCCGTGGGACCCGGAACAATTCAAGGTAGAGGATTCTGCATTTGGTTTTGTGACGATGGAGAATGGGGCTACAATTATTATCGAGTCCAGCTGGGCACTGAATGTTGCTGAGTTCGGCGAAGCCAAATCACTGCTTTGCGGAACAGAAGGTGGCGCGGATATGCAGGATGGTCTGCGTATCAATGGCGAGAAACGCAGCCGTCTGTTTGAAACCAAGGTAGATCTAGACGCTGGCGGGGTTGCTTTTTATTCCGGTAGCGCAGAAAATGAAGCGGATCGTGAAGCTAGAATGTGGCTTGAAGCGATCATCGAAGACAAAGATCCAGTTGTAAAACCTGAACAAGCTATCGTGGTTACTCAGATCCTTGAAGCGATCTACGAGTCTGCTCAAACAGGCAAAGCGGTTTATTTCGACTAA
- the adhE gene encoding bifunctional acetaldehyde-CoA/alcohol dehydrogenase has protein sequence MAVKNEVAPVKEPTAGQYIQTLIDKANKAHAAFMSMDQKQIDRIVQAMALAGLDKHMMLAKMAVEETGRGVYEDKITKNIFATEYVYHSIKYDKTVGVIEDNEYESFQKIAEPVGIIMGITPVTNPTSTTMFKALISIKTRNPIIFGFHPSAQNCSREAAKILRDAAVKHGAPADCIQWIDDPSMDRTNALMNHNDVALILATGGSGMVRAAYSCGKPALGVGPGNVPCFIEKSADINQAVTDLILSKSFDNGMICASEQAVIIEEPIFDQVKKKMIANGCYFVNKDEAAKLTAGAINAEKCAVNPAIVGQSAVSIAQMCGIEVPANTKILVAEIEGVGTKFPLSAEKLSPVLACYKVKTAAEGIERAAEVVAFGGMGHSSVIHSTNEEVIGKFADRLQTGRIIVNSPSTHGAIGDIYNTNMPSLTLGCGSYGRNSTSSNVTAVNLINVKRVARRTVNMQWFKVPNKVYFEKGATQYLAKMPDITRVAIITDAMMVKLGYVEKVEHYLRQRQMPVAIEVFSDVEPDPSTTTVDRGTEMMRRFQPDCIIALGGGSPMDAAKAMWLFYEYPDTDFNDLKQKFMDIRKRIYKYPRLGVKAKFVAIPTTSGTGSEVTSFAVITDKNQGNTKYPLADYELTPDVAIVDPEFVYTLPKTAVADTGMDVLTHAIEAYVSVMANDYTDGLAIKAIQLVFQYLEQSALQGDKLAREKMHNASTIAGMAFANAFLGINHSLAHKWGGQYHTAHGRTNAILMPHVIRYNAKKPTKFASFPKYSHFVADERYAEIARILGLPARTTEEGVTSLINAIRKLNKTLGIEESFQEIGFDAKDFEAHVDYLADRAFEDQCTTANPKLPLVTELADVYRNAFYGKFE, from the coding sequence ATGGCTGTAAAGAACGAAGTCGCCCCAGTAAAAGAACCGACAGCAGGTCAGTATATTCAAACGTTAATTGACAAAGCGAATAAAGCACATGCAGCATTCATGTCCATGGATCAGAAACAGATTGACCGCATCGTGCAAGCGATGGCGCTGGCAGGTCTGGACAAACATATGATGCTCGCCAAAATGGCTGTGGAAGAAACAGGTCGGGGTGTGTATGAGGATAAAATCACCAAAAATATATTTGCAACAGAATATGTATATCATAGCATCAAATATGACAAAACAGTAGGTGTTATTGAAGATAATGAGTACGAGAGCTTCCAGAAAATTGCGGAGCCTGTCGGCATTATCATGGGGATTACCCCGGTAACGAATCCAACATCCACCACGATGTTCAAAGCACTGATTTCCATCAAAACGCGTAACCCGATCATCTTCGGTTTCCACCCATCTGCACAGAACTGTAGCCGGGAAGCTGCCAAAATTTTGCGAGATGCTGCAGTGAAGCATGGAGCTCCAGCGGATTGTATCCAGTGGATTGATGATCCTTCCATGGATCGTACAAACGCACTGATGAATCATAATGATGTGGCGCTCATTCTGGCAACAGGCGGATCAGGTATGGTACGGGCCGCATATAGCTGTGGTAAACCGGCACTGGGCGTAGGGCCAGGGAACGTACCTTGCTTTATTGAGAAGAGCGCAGATATCAATCAAGCGGTAACGGATCTGATTTTGTCCAAATCGTTCGATAACGGCATGATCTGTGCTTCCGAGCAAGCAGTTATCATCGAAGAACCGATCTTCGATCAGGTGAAAAAGAAAATGATCGCCAACGGCTGTTACTTTGTTAACAAGGATGAAGCAGCGAAACTGACCGCAGGTGCGATTAACGCTGAGAAATGTGCGGTCAACCCGGCAATTGTTGGTCAATCTGCAGTAAGCATTGCGCAAATGTGCGGAATCGAGGTCCCTGCTAACACCAAAATTCTCGTAGCAGAGATTGAAGGGGTAGGTACGAAATTCCCGTTGTCGGCTGAGAAACTAAGCCCGGTACTGGCTTGTTACAAAGTGAAAACGGCAGCTGAAGGGATTGAGCGTGCAGCAGAAGTGGTTGCTTTTGGCGGCATGGGTCACTCCTCCGTTATTCATTCGACGAATGAAGAAGTTATTGGCAAGTTCGCAGATCGCCTGCAAACCGGACGGATTATCGTGAATTCGCCATCCACACACGGTGCTATCGGTGACATCTACAACACCAACATGCCGTCTCTGACACTTGGCTGCGGATCGTATGGACGGAACTCGACTTCTTCCAACGTAACCGCTGTGAACTTAATCAACGTGAAAAGGGTGGCTCGCCGTACCGTGAATATGCAGTGGTTCAAAGTGCCGAACAAAGTCTACTTCGAAAAAGGTGCAACACAGTATCTTGCCAAAATGCCGGACATCACACGCGTAGCCATTATTACGGATGCGATGATGGTCAAACTCGGTTATGTGGAAAAAGTAGAGCACTATCTGCGTCAACGTCAAATGCCGGTAGCCATTGAAGTGTTCTCTGATGTCGAACCTGATCCATCCACAACAACGGTAGACCGCGGTACGGAAATGATGCGCCGCTTCCAGCCAGACTGTATTATCGCACTCGGTGGGGGTTCACCGATGGATGCTGCCAAAGCGATGTGGCTGTTCTATGAATATCCTGACACGGATTTCAATGACTTGAAACAAAAATTCATGGATATCCGCAAACGGATCTACAAATATCCACGTCTCGGCGTGAAAGCGAAATTCGTAGCGATCCCGACAACTTCGGGCACAGGTTCGGAAGTAACATCGTTCGCAGTTATTACAGATAAAAATCAAGGTAATACAAAATATCCACTGGCAGACTACGAGTTGACACCAGACGTGGCGATCGTCGACCCTGAGTTTGTATACACGCTGCCTAAAACAGCTGTCGCAGACACAGGTATGGACGTACTGACGCATGCGATCGAAGCGTATGTATCCGTTATGGCGAATGATTACACGGATGGACTGGCGATCAAAGCAATCCAGCTGGTATTCCAATATCTTGAGCAATCGGCACTGCAAGGTGACAAACTGGCTCGTGAGAAAATGCATAATGCTTCGACGATTGCCGGTATGGCTTTTGCCAACGCGTTCTTGGGCATTAACCACAGCTTGGCACACAAATGGGGCGGTCAGTACCACACCGCACACGGACGTACCAATGCGATCCTGATGCCGCACGTCATTCGCTACAATGCGAAAAAACCGACCAAGTTTGCATCTTTCCCGAAATATTCGCACTTTGTGGCAGATGAGCGTTATGCCGAAATTGCCCGCATTCTGGGATTGCCTGCACGTACGACAGAAGAAGGGGTTACCAGCCTCATCAATGCCATTCGCAAACTGAACAAAACATTGGGTATAGAAGAGTCGTTCCAGGAAATTGGATTCGATGCCAAAGACTTTGAGGCACATGTCGATTATCTGGCAGACCGTGCATTCGAGGACCAATGTACAACAGCCAATCCAAAACTGCCGCTGGTGACTGAACTGGCTGATGTATACCGCAACGCTTTCTACGGCAAGTTTGAATAA
- a CDS encoding TVP38/TMEM64 family protein codes for MRKWLWLLLYVLLAGVTFIYRYKLLAWTDLHQSIPLLLAMATLFALVPVIPYKIVIIAFGYSYGAATAAWICWLGTTIAALLVYTGARTIFRNQARSYLERIRGLNRFTTWMEAHPFMGIMTMRLLPIVPQMAVNIYAGITYTPFWVFMVATAIGKLPAIFVFAYAGAQAESSIWVSLLILAGYLVFMTIILLLFRLRSRKKV; via the coding sequence TTGCGAAAATGGTTATGGCTCCTCTTATATGTTTTACTTGCCGGAGTCACGTTTATTTACAGATATAAACTGCTGGCCTGGACCGATCTGCATCAGTCCATACCACTTTTACTCGCCATGGCGACATTGTTTGCTCTTGTACCTGTAATTCCGTATAAAATTGTCATTATTGCCTTTGGCTACAGTTACGGTGCTGCAACAGCAGCCTGGATATGCTGGCTTGGAACCACAATTGCTGCACTGCTGGTATACACCGGAGCAAGAACGATATTCCGAAATCAGGCCAGATCCTATCTCGAACGCATTCGGGGTTTGAATCGATTTACAACATGGATGGAGGCTCATCCCTTCATGGGTATCATGACTATGCGGCTGCTGCCCATCGTGCCCCAAATGGCGGTTAATATCTATGCGGGCATTACCTACACCCCATTCTGGGTGTTCATGGTCGCGACCGCGATTGGCAAATTGCCTGCGATTTTTGTTTTTGCCTATGCGGGTGCACAAGCAGAATCATCAATCTGGGTGAGCCTGTTAATCCTTGCCGGTTATCTCGTGTTCATGACGATAATATTGCTCTTGTTTCGCTTACGTTCTCGTAAAAAGGTCTAA
- a CDS encoding Crp/Fnr family transcriptional regulator, with protein sequence MREQLSVLEKRGNTNCFSEANFNHLLVTMKDRTYPEGTHLYWEGDVSDKLYYMKRGRAQITKSTDEGKELIMYMYQSGDMIGQADPFFGSKHSFSAEVLEDSEIGVLEHKDLEMLICQHCDFAIDFMKWMGIHHRLTQTKFRDLMLYGKPGALCSTLIRLSNSYGEPHGEHVMIHKKITHTDLSNMIGATRESVNRMLSDLRKKDAIEYDNGMIVIKDLHMLQGICHCELCPNEICRI encoded by the coding sequence ATGAGAGAACAACTGAGTGTACTGGAAAAACGCGGAAATACCAACTGTTTCTCGGAAGCGAATTTCAACCATCTACTCGTAACGATGAAGGACAGAACCTATCCGGAAGGAACCCATCTGTATTGGGAAGGAGATGTCTCTGACAAACTTTATTATATGAAACGGGGCCGTGCCCAGATCACCAAATCCACGGATGAAGGCAAGGAACTGATTATGTACATGTATCAATCCGGTGATATGATTGGGCAGGCTGATCCGTTCTTCGGATCGAAACACAGCTTTTCGGCGGAAGTGCTGGAGGATAGTGAGATTGGTGTACTGGAGCATAAAGACCTGGAGATGCTGATCTGCCAACATTGTGACTTTGCGATCGACTTTATGAAATGGATGGGCATACATCACCGTTTGACCCAGACCAAATTCCGTGATCTGATGTTATATGGTAAACCGGGCGCACTTTGCTCCACGCTAATTCGATTGTCCAATTCCTACGGCGAGCCCCACGGAGAGCATGTCATGATCCATAAAAAAATAACACACACGGATCTGTCCAATATGATTGGAGCGACCCGTGAAAGTGTCAACCGCATGTTAAGCGATCTGCGTAAAAAAGACGCCATTGAATACGATAACGGCATGATTGTTATCAAAGATCTGCACATGCTGCAGGGCATCTGCCACTGCGAATTGTGTCCTAACGAGATTTGCCGAATCTGA
- a CDS encoding ThuA domain-containing protein translates to MINVTIWNEFVHEKIHDEVREVYPDGLHMALANGLGGEGFAIRTATLDQPEHGLSDEVLNSTDVLIWWGHMAHDRVSDEITQKVAQRVLDGMGLIVLHSGHFSKPFKALMGTSCDLKWREANEQEIIWCVNPSHPIAEGINSKIILEKEEMYGEFFDIPVPDELVFVSNFQGGEVFRSGCTFLRGSGKIFYFRPGHETYPTFYNPEILKVISNGVKWAYPARNVKPEFGFSEPVRPLGNVLV, encoded by the coding sequence ATGATTAACGTCACCATTTGGAATGAATTTGTCCATGAGAAAATTCACGATGAAGTAAGGGAAGTCTATCCAGACGGTTTGCACATGGCGTTGGCAAACGGACTGGGAGGGGAAGGCTTTGCCATTCGCACTGCAACACTTGATCAGCCTGAGCATGGATTAAGTGATGAGGTGTTGAATTCTACAGATGTGCTTATATGGTGGGGACATATGGCGCATGATCGCGTGAGCGACGAGATTACACAAAAGGTTGCACAGCGGGTCCTGGATGGTATGGGGTTAATTGTGTTGCACTCCGGTCACTTCTCCAAGCCATTCAAAGCACTGATGGGCACAAGTTGTGATCTGAAATGGCGTGAAGCTAATGAGCAGGAGATTATCTGGTGTGTAAATCCGTCCCACCCAATAGCCGAGGGTATTAATAGCAAGATTATTCTGGAAAAAGAAGAAATGTACGGGGAATTCTTCGATATTCCAGTGCCTGATGAGCTTGTGTTTGTAAGCAACTTCCAAGGCGGAGAGGTATTCCGGAGCGGATGTACGTTCCTCCGCGGTTCAGGTAAAATTTTCTATTTCCGTCCAGGTCATGAAACGTACCCAACCTTCTACAATCCGGAAATTTTAAAAGTGATCAGCAATGGCGTGAAGTGGGCATATCCTGCTCGCAACGTTAAGCCTGAATTTGGCTTCAGCGAACCGGTAAGACCACTTGGTAACGTACTGGTTTAA
- a CDS encoding Gfo/Idh/MocA family oxidoreductase yields the protein METTKRTRAAIIGLGDIARKVYLPLLTAHANVEITGIMNRSPEPVKEIQHTYRLNNGTTDIKELLSWDLDAVFVHTATEAHFDIVMQCLERGLAVYVDKPLSYTLRESEEMTAFAEAQGLLLAVGFNRRFAPLYQNAKEWMQAGQGFESLTVTKHRTGIQDRPAAETIYDDLIHILDLMLWYSDHDVQLLHQWIRKNDLDRLLHAAGSAKLGRTAIGRFDMVRQAGADLEKLELYGGGRSVEVLNMEIAKYEERSAQERKETFGSWESILTRRGFTGAIDQFLANLETPDDCAISASHVMDSHDLAEQLIRG from the coding sequence ATGGAAACAACCAAGCGAACTCGTGCTGCGATCATCGGACTCGGGGATATTGCACGTAAAGTATATTTGCCGCTGTTGACTGCCCACGCTAACGTGGAAATTACGGGGATTATGAACCGTTCTCCCGAGCCGGTGAAGGAAATACAGCATACCTATAGATTGAACAATGGAACAACGGATATAAAAGAATTGTTGTCCTGGGATCTGGATGCGGTGTTTGTACATACAGCGACAGAAGCTCATTTTGACATCGTTATGCAATGTTTGGAACGTGGGCTGGCAGTGTATGTGGACAAACCGCTGTCCTATACGTTACGGGAGTCGGAAGAAATGACCGCATTTGCGGAAGCACAGGGTCTTCTTTTGGCGGTAGGTTTTAACCGGAGATTTGCACCGTTGTATCAAAATGCGAAGGAATGGATGCAGGCTGGACAGGGTTTTGAATCGCTGACAGTTACTAAACATCGGACAGGAATTCAGGATCGTCCCGCTGCGGAAACCATATATGATGATCTGATTCATATCCTTGACCTGATGTTATGGTATTCGGATCACGATGTGCAGCTGCTCCATCAGTGGATACGTAAAAATGATCTGGACCGACTGTTGCATGCTGCTGGATCAGCCAAGCTGGGCAGAACGGCAATTGGCAGATTCGATATGGTACGCCAAGCAGGAGCGGATTTGGAGAAGCTTGAGCTGTATGGTGGGGGAAGATCGGTAGAAGTGCTGAACATGGAAATAGCGAAGTATGAGGAACGCAGTGCACAGGAACGCAAGGAAACCTTTGGCAGTTGGGAAAGTATTTTGACCCGAAGAGGATTCACAGGAGCGATTGATCAATTCTTGGCAAATCTTGAAACCCCGGATGACTGTGCCATCAGTGCAAGTCACGTCATGGACAGTCATGACCTGGCCGAACAGCTTATTCGCGGTTAA
- a CDS encoding sugar phosphate isomerase/epimerase family protein, producing the protein MLKVGLQLYTVRDELERDFKGTLAKVAELGYQGVEFHNFYGHSPEEVRAILDEFGLEIVGTHVQYTSLLEDLDGVIAYHKAIGNKNLIVPYLSEEQRQWDNVFASLNEIGEKCAAQDMVLMYHNHDFEFTEQVEGQPALYAMYDTVTASHLQVELDSCWAHAAGYPPTEVIAKYAGRLPLVHWKDMRRSEGQVITVEFGQGEVDLGAVATASDQAGAEWLVVEQDVCQNPPLQSIESSMNWIRKYAANGGLVHV; encoded by the coding sequence ATGTTGAAGGTTGGATTACAGCTATATACGGTACGTGATGAACTGGAGCGCGATTTCAAAGGCACACTCGCCAAAGTTGCAGAGCTTGGATATCAAGGTGTGGAGTTCCATAACTTTTACGGGCATAGCCCGGAGGAAGTAAGGGCCATTCTGGATGAATTTGGTCTGGAGATCGTTGGTACCCATGTTCAGTACACTAGTCTGCTTGAGGATCTTGATGGCGTGATCGCGTATCACAAAGCCATCGGAAACAAAAACCTGATTGTGCCTTATCTGTCGGAAGAACAACGGCAATGGGATAACGTATTTGCTTCCCTGAATGAGATTGGCGAGAAGTGTGCAGCTCAGGACATGGTGTTAATGTATCACAATCATGATTTTGAATTTACAGAGCAGGTTGAGGGGCAGCCGGCGTTATACGCGATGTATGATACCGTAACCGCTTCCCATCTGCAAGTGGAGCTGGATTCGTGTTGGGCTCACGCCGCAGGATACCCGCCAACGGAAGTCATCGCGAAGTATGCGGGACGTTTGCCACTGGTCCACTGGAAAGACATGCGCCGTTCAGAAGGTCAAGTCATTACAGTGGAATTCGGTCAAGGCGAGGTAGATTTGGGGGCTGTAGCTACAGCGTCAGATCAGGCGGGAGCCGAGTGGCTTGTTGTGGAACAGGATGTATGTCAGAATCCTCCACTGCAAAGCATCGAGAGCAGTATGAACTGGATTAGAAAATATGCCGCTAATGGAGGACTTGTTCATGTCTAA
- a CDS encoding sugar phosphate isomerase/epimerase family protein codes for MKLGVFLVLFGGRKLEDALDYVASKGLKAVEIGTGGHPGNAHCKPDELLSNPTALKNFKNAVESRGLTISALSCHGNPLHPQKDIAKGFHDDFVKTVELAEKLEVPVVNTFSGCPGDHEDAKYPNWPVAPWPNDFQEVLKWQWDNKVIPYWTEWGKFAADHNVKVGLELHGGFSVHTPATLLRLREAAGEVIGANLDPSHMWWQGIDPVQAIHILGREGAIHHFHAKDTTIDPINVNKYGVTDMQDYTNMLDRAWQFRSVGYGHDNKTWADIISALRLVGYDYVVSIEHEDGLMSVEEGFSKAVQNLQQVLIEEPLGDMWWV; via the coding sequence TTGAAACTCGGCGTATTTTTGGTACTATTCGGAGGACGTAAATTGGAGGATGCACTCGACTATGTTGCATCCAAGGGCTTGAAAGCAGTAGAAATCGGAACTGGAGGACATCCAGGGAATGCTCATTGTAAACCGGATGAGCTTCTGAGCAACCCGACAGCATTGAAAAACTTCAAAAATGCAGTAGAATCCCGCGGTCTGACCATCAGCGCATTGAGCTGTCACGGTAACCCGCTTCACCCGCAAAAGGATATTGCGAAAGGGTTCCACGATGATTTCGTTAAAACGGTAGAACTGGCTGAGAAACTGGAAGTACCTGTTGTAAATACGTTCTCCGGATGCCCGGGAGACCATGAGGATGCCAAATATCCAAACTGGCCTGTTGCACCATGGCCTAATGACTTCCAGGAAGTTCTTAAATGGCAATGGGACAACAAAGTTATCCCTTACTGGACAGAGTGGGGCAAGTTCGCTGCAGATCACAATGTGAAAGTGGGTCTGGAACTGCACGGTGGATTCTCGGTGCATACACCAGCTACTTTGCTGAGATTGCGTGAAGCAGCAGGCGAAGTGATTGGCGCTAACTTGGACCCAAGCCACATGTGGTGGCAAGGTATCGATCCGGTACAAGCAATCCACATTCTGGGACGTGAAGGCGCGATTCATCACTTCCATGCGAAAGATACAACTATTGATCCGATTAACGTGAATAAATATGGCGTAACGGATATGCAGGATTATACAAACATGCTTGATCGTGCTTGGCAATTCCGCTCGGTCGGTTATGGTCACGATAACAAGACTTGGGCTGATATTATTAGCGCTCTGCGTCTGGTTGGATATGATTATGTCGTAAGTATTGAACACGAAGATGGTCTGATGTCGGTAGAAGAAGGATTCTCTAAAGCTGTGCAAAATCTCCAACAAGTATTGATTGAAGAGCCGCTGGGAGATATGTGGTGGGTTTAG
- a CDS encoding AraC family transcriptional regulator: MPTDYSCQVLTAGFSFHRKPYIGLHPEGVKNYLLRLQTDGRCRARVDGEMSLVDAGDLLLFSPDEPYELRIDKEQNPMGERLVESGDYHIFFNGDWVDEWWKHHKRPNRIKVQLTESLLTLFRQLVLEQRRISNPYPEIASYYMRILCLEVDRMLSEHPTITNTNYVAYEIKSYIEENASSLFKLEDIATHIGISVSRGVHLFKEAFGKSIMQYTLDVRLNMARERIIFSPMTLEHVAESSGFNNYTYFHRVFRSRFGMSPKEFRVIHREQM; the protein is encoded by the coding sequence ATGCCGACTGATTATTCCTGCCAGGTTCTTACAGCAGGCTTCTCGTTTCATCGCAAACCTTATATAGGTTTGCATCCTGAGGGAGTAAAGAATTACTTGTTGAGGCTCCAGACGGACGGACGGTGCCGAGCCCGTGTAGACGGCGAGATGTCCCTTGTTGATGCGGGTGATCTGCTTCTGTTTAGTCCAGATGAGCCATATGAACTGAGAATAGACAAAGAGCAAAATCCGATGGGTGAACGACTTGTGGAGAGTGGTGATTACCATATTTTCTTCAATGGGGACTGGGTGGATGAGTGGTGGAAACATCACAAGAGACCTAACCGGATCAAGGTGCAGCTGACCGAAAGCCTGCTTACCCTGTTTCGACAGCTTGTACTCGAGCAGCGCCGTATTTCCAACCCTTACCCAGAAATTGCCAGTTATTATATGCGAATTCTTTGTCTTGAAGTGGATCGTATGCTCTCGGAACATCCGACGATTACCAATACCAACTACGTGGCATATGAGATTAAAAGTTACATCGAGGAGAACGCTTCTTCTCTATTCAAGCTTGAAGATATAGCTACCCATATTGGAATCAGTGTTTCCAGGGGAGTTCATCTCTTCAAAGAAGCGTTTGGTAAAAGTATTATGCAATATACACTTGATGTACGACTGAACATGGCCAGGGAACGGATCATTTTTAGTCCAATGACACTCGAACATGTAGCCGAATCTTCCGGCTTTAACAATTATACGTATTTCCACCGGGTATTCCGCTCCCGGTTCGGCATGTCGCCCAAAGAATTCCGCGTCATTCACCGGGAACAGATGTAA
- a CDS encoding Gfo/Idh/MocA family protein: MEKMKTGIIGCGNISAIYLENLKNNPYIEVVAVADLIRERAQERADEFNIANVYNVDELLQDNEIELVLNLTVPGSHAMTDLAVLEAGKHVYAEKPLAISLEDGRKVIELAEEKGLYVGSAPDTFLGSGIQTARKAIEEGLIGKPIAATSFFMGGGPEAWHPNPEFFYVAGGGPMFDMGPYYLTALITLLGPIRRISSSAGVQITDRVIGSGPKEGTPLEVQTPTHLAGTIDFEEGAIATMITSFDIRGASDLPRIEIYGTEGTMSIPDPNFFNGEVKLRRFGQDTWETVTPAFESRQNERGIGVTEMVESIRAGREHKASGKLAYHVLEAMHAFQRSSLEGKHIQMESTYQAGAKNNTDENQSEAVQSH; this comes from the coding sequence GTGGAGAAAATGAAAACAGGCATTATTGGTTGCGGTAACATTAGCGCCATATATCTGGAAAATTTAAAAAATAATCCTTACATTGAAGTGGTGGCTGTTGCGGATTTGATTCGTGAACGGGCACAAGAACGAGCTGATGAATTTAATATCGCAAACGTTTACAATGTAGATGAGTTGCTGCAAGATAACGAGATTGAGCTTGTGCTAAACCTTACGGTTCCTGGCAGTCATGCCATGACGGATCTGGCTGTGCTTGAAGCAGGCAAACATGTGTATGCCGAGAAACCACTGGCAATCTCTCTTGAGGATGGTCGCAAGGTAATCGAACTGGCTGAGGAAAAAGGATTGTATGTTGGTTCAGCACCAGATACGTTCCTTGGATCAGGTATTCAGACTGCCCGCAAGGCTATTGAAGAAGGACTGATCGGTAAACCGATTGCGGCAACTTCATTCTTCATGGGTGGAGGGCCAGAGGCTTGGCATCCGAATCCGGAGTTCTTTTATGTCGCTGGTGGTGGACCGATGTTTGATATGGGACCTTACTATTTGACCGCTCTGATTACTCTCCTTGGACCGATTCGCAGAATCAGTTCATCGGCAGGTGTACAGATCACGGACCGCGTTATTGGTTCCGGTCCGAAGGAAGGTACACCTCTTGAGGTACAGACGCCAACACACTTGGCAGGAACGATTGATTTTGAGGAAGGTGCCATTGCAACAATGATCACCAGCTTCGATATCCGGGGTGCTTCGGATTTGCCACGGATTGAGATCTACGGTACCGAAGGTACGATGAGCATACCGGATCCCAACTTTTTTAACGGGGAAGTGAAGCTCCGCAGATTCGGTCAGGACACATGGGAGACTGTGACGCCTGCTTTTGAAAGCAGACAGAACGAGCGCGGAATCGGCGTTACCGAAATGGTTGAATCCATTCGAGCCGGACGCGAACACAAAGCCAGCGGTAAGCTCGCCTACCATGTGCTTGAAGCTATGCATGCGTTCCAGCGCTCCTCGCTTGAGGGCAAACACATTCAAATGGAGAGCACTTATCAAGCAGGAGCAAAAAACAATACAGATGAAAATCAGTCAGAGGCTGTACAGTCACACTAA
- a CDS encoding winged helix-turn-helix transcriptional regulator — translation MCPRFETAFSFLGKRWNGLIIQTLMSGSKRFKDISNLIPSMSDKMLSERMKDLESEGILIRHVYPETPVRIEYELTEKGKALQPVMNQIQDWAEQWVE, via the coding sequence ATGTGTCCGCGCTTTGAGACGGCGTTTTCTTTTCTGGGTAAGCGCTGGAACGGTCTGATTATTCAAACGTTGATGAGTGGTTCGAAGCGATTCAAGGATATCTCCAACCTGATTCCATCGATGAGTGATAAGATGTTGTCAGAACGGATGAAAGATCTGGAAAGCGAAGGAATTCTGATCCGTCATGTCTATCCGGAGACGCCAGTTCGTATTGAATATGAACTGACGGAGAAAGGCAAGGCGCTACAGCCTGTTATGAATCAAATTCAAGACTGGGCAGAGCAGTGGGTTGAGTAG